TTAATATCATTTAAAATTGCCCAGGTTCCAACTTCCTTTTCCGGAGTGTTCCACAATGGTTTAATACGTGGAATCAACTTAGGATGAATAACATCAAGTTCAGGCCCGAATTTTGAGAATTTAATTAAATCACCACGGGCAAAACTCATTAAAAAAGACTGAATTTCATCATCAAGATTATGTCCGGTAGCTATTTTATCTGCTCCAAGATCATATGCTGTTTTATTTAAAATATTTCTTCTAAAAACTCCGCAAGGAATGCATGCACTTTTAAATCCGCTATAAATGTCATCTAGTGCAAATCCCTCTTCTATTTTAAATGATTTTTGAACTAATTTGACATCTAATTTTTCTGCATTGTCAATAGCTGCATCAATACCATGCTGACGGTAACCCTCAATACCTTCATCAACACTAACAGCAACCAAATCAAAATCCAAATAATTTTGATAATTTTTTAAAGCATGCAATGTCAAAACACTGTCTTTACCTCCAGACAATGCAACAGCTATCAATTCATGTTCATTTATTAAATTATAATCATGAATTAAATTATTAATCCTTGTAAATATCTTATCATTAAATTCTTTTTTGTTTAACTGAACCATTACTAAATAAATTTATAATAAGATAAATAAATAATTTTACTAGGTGAATTAAAAATGATAACTGCAGATTTCGCAATATTACCTGTTGGAACTGAAGATACTGAATGTAAAGAATATGTAACTGCTGCTGTTCAAGCAATTAAAGATTCTGGACTTAACTATCAATTAACAGGTATGGGAACTCAAATAGAAGCTGAAAATCTTAAAGAATTATACGAAGCTATAGCTAATGCACAAGAAGCTGTATTTAAAACTGGAATCGATAGAGTTTACACTGTTATTAAAGTCGATGACAGACGTGATTTAGAAAACAGAACTTTAGATGCTAAAATTGACACAGTAAATAAAATGTTAAAATAAAAAAAGAAAAAGATTAGTTAAAGCTGTCACTAGCTTGTTTTACAGCATCAATAACTAAATCCAAATCTTCTTGTGTTAATGAAGGATGTACCGGTAAAGAAATTACATGATTTGCAGCAAGCTCTGCATCTGGTGCACTGCCTTCGATACCTAATTTTTTATAAATTGGCTGATTATATAATGGAATAGGATAATGAACCCCTGTTCCAATACCTTTTTGAGTTAAGAAATCAACCCAATCATCTCTTTTTCCTTTTTCAACAAGAATAGTATATTGATGGTAAACATGTTTAAAATCATCAGCAGAATAAGGAGTTACTACCCCATCAACATCTTTTAAACCTTCATTTAAATATTCTGCATTAGCTATTCTTTTGTCATTGAATCCGTCAATTACATTTAATTGTGCAAGACCGATAGCTGCAGAAATATCCGTCATTCTAAAATTATAACCTATTTCATCATGAGTGTATTTTATACTGGAACCATGAGCTCTAAAAATACGTGCTCTTTTAGCTAATTCCTCATCATCAGTAGTTATAATTCCGCCTTCACTGGTAGTCATGTTTTTAGTAGGATAAAAACTGAAACAACCCGCATCTCCAAGTGCACCCACATTTTTACCTTTGTACATTGCACCATGAGCCTGTGCCGCATCTTCAATAACTTTTAAACCATGTTTATCAGCGATTTCATTAATTCTATCCATGTCTGCAGATTGCCCATATAATTGAACTGGTAAAATAGCTTTTGTCTTATCAGTAATCAATGCCTCAATACTGTCTGGATCTATAGTGTATGTTTTTAAGTCAATGTCTGCAAAAACAGGAGTTGCTCCCGTATAAATAATTGAATTTCCAGTAGCTATAAATGTAAATGGAGTAGTTATCACTTCATCCCCTTTACCTATTCCTGCTGCAAGTAAAGCTACATGTAGAGCAGATGTTCCAGAATTAGTTGCAATTGCATATTTTGTTCCAATCCAAGCAGCAAATTTTTCTTCAAATTCAGTTACTTTAGGACCTTGAGCAATCATACCTGATTTTAAAACTTCTACAACATTTTTAATTTCTTCTTCTCCAATTATTGGTTTTGCAATTGGAACTTTAATATCCGCCATTTTATCACCAAATCCTAAAAATAGAT
This genomic stretch from Methanobrevibacter smithii ATCC 35061 harbors:
- a CDS encoding MTH1187 family thiamine-binding protein; this encodes MITADFAILPVGTEDTECKEYVTAAVQAIKDSGLNYQLTGMGTQIEAENLKELYEAIANAQEAVFKTGIDRVYTVIKVDDRRDLENRTLDAKIDTVNKMLK
- a CDS encoding TIGR00269 family protein; translated protein: MVQLNKKEFNDKIFTRINNLIHDYNLINEHELIAVALSGGKDSVLTLHALKNYQNYLDFDLVAVSVDEGIEGYRQHGIDAAIDNAEKLDVKLVQKSFKIEEGFALDDIYSGFKSACIPCGVFRRNILNKTAYDLGADKIATGHNLDDEIQSFLMSFARGDLIKFSKFGPELDVIHPKLIPRIKPLWNTPEKEVGTWAILNDINIHLDECPYSHLSLRAKIKEFLNNNEDIYPGIKNNIMESFQKILTFESDIPSNLNECRLCGEPTSSDICKACELKKLISENHESHI
- a CDS encoding DegT/DnrJ/EryC1/StrS family aminotransferase codes for the protein MADIKVPIAKPIIGEEEIKNVVEVLKSGMIAQGPKVTEFEEKFAAWIGTKYAIATNSGTSALHVALLAAGIGKGDEVITTPFTFIATGNSIIYTGATPVFADIDLKTYTIDPDSIEALITDKTKAILPVQLYGQSADMDRINEIADKHGLKVIEDAAQAHGAMYKGKNVGALGDAGCFSFYPTKNMTTSEGGIITTDDEELAKRARIFRAHGSSIKYTHDEIGYNFRMTDISAAIGLAQLNVIDGFNDKRIANAEYLNEGLKDVDGVVTPYSADDFKHVYHQYTILVEKGKRDDWVDFLTQKGIGTGVHYPIPLYNQPIYKKLGIEGSAPDAELAANHVISLPVHPSLTQEDLDLVIDAVKQASDSFN